In Reichenbachiella agarivorans, one genomic interval encodes:
- a CDS encoding helix-turn-helix domain-containing protein codes for MKQVSIEIKDKTEQGQILKIAPFRKHIRKTEAHKHKNYFEIIYLSKGSGSHSIDHHSYPILGPTLFFMRRDQIHHWNIQSEPEGYVIIIKNDFVEASEDLELRQQLLALSKTSYLPVEDESIELHFRLLHLEFEKAGESQKTIFIHLLKALLEKAIELTDKHFPYTEKKSDLFQYFINLLETERPLTNQVAHYATLLHTSPQNLNQVCRKAAEQSTSALISEYIIGEAKRLLDYTSMSVAQVAYELDFKDPSHFSKYFKRQCLITPQEYRKRKRYGTRVFSNRP; via the coding sequence ATGAAACAGGTAAGTATCGAGATCAAAGACAAAACAGAACAGGGACAAATCTTGAAAATCGCCCCCTTTCGGAAACACATCCGGAAAACCGAAGCACATAAGCACAAAAATTATTTTGAGATCATTTATCTCTCCAAAGGATCTGGTAGCCACAGCATAGACCATCATAGCTATCCTATCTTAGGCCCTACTTTGTTTTTCATGCGCAGGGATCAAATCCACCACTGGAACATCCAATCAGAGCCAGAGGGCTATGTGATCATTATCAAAAATGATTTTGTAGAAGCATCTGAAGACCTGGAGCTACGCCAACAACTGCTTGCCTTATCCAAAACCAGTTACCTGCCTGTAGAAGACGAATCCATCGAGCTACATTTTCGATTGCTGCATCTGGAGTTTGAAAAAGCTGGAGAATCCCAAAAGACGATATTCATCCATCTACTCAAAGCCCTTCTAGAAAAAGCCATAGAACTGACAGACAAGCACTTTCCCTATACAGAGAAAAAGTCTGACCTTTTCCAATACTTTATCAACCTGTTAGAAACGGAGCGACCACTCACCAACCAAGTTGCTCACTATGCAACTTTGCTCCATACCAGCCCCCAAAACCTGAACCAAGTCTGTAGAAAGGCAGCAGAGCAATCGACCTCAGCACTCATATCCGAATATATCATCGGTGAAGCCAAACGGTTGCTAGACTATACCTCTATGTCGGTGGCACAGGTAGCGTATGAGCTGGATTTCAAAGACCCATCCCATTTTTCTAAATATTTTAAACGCCAGTGTCTAATCACACCTCAAGAGTATCGAAAGAGAAAAAGGTATGGTACCAGAGTATTTTCAAATAGACCATAA
- a CDS encoding TonB-dependent receptor domain-containing protein, with amino-acid sequence MKKLIFLALQLAMIQTSIAQSILNGKLVDSSEKSPIEFASVALYSQADSSLVTGVVSAADGTFTLSKIKTGQYYLNIQFMGFQGKYLSDIAVDKKENIHLGTIELIPNDKMLQELVVSGQKVTTMHKVDRQVYEADQFKNSQGGTATDVLRNMPSVSLNAEGDISVRGSTGFVVLLNGQPIQSDPKMLLSQLPANAIQNVEVITAPSAKYDSEGKAGIINIVTTQNATDGLFAQVNAKAGLPSIEPYDNKEATQRYGADFTLNYRKDKWDLAVGGSYLRNDMSGRREGDVWTEIGDKRTEFPSDGERSFDETNYSGRVALGFHPNERNDFNLSFYGGKRSNDRRADIYYDNKTYRLSDGTQTGAFDYYNENLRIRTGDFALGSFDYNHSFANSSKISVSALYEYTLLGGPTTNRNLDTHWPENQTIYNDEYNTNDNPLYGTRFNLDYTLAPSLLGQWTLGYQFRYLDHQGDFLYEAYDFDSNTWNIVPEYSSNLNLKRNIHTAYVDLDGERDQWSYGIGLRTELMNRELDYVGRGIGDQRQVLDYDYFRLFPSANLQYALSEDFKIKAAYSKRVERTTTFKMNPFKEKEHSETLEQGDANLLPEFIDLVELGAIKDFDDHSFYATAYFRNTENVINRVNTVDSDTVLNRIYTNVGSGKALGLEIGTDLNLTQWWKLYAGANVYHYQIDGTFNNTKINPKAWQYSANINTTFALSPTMDLQWSLNYLSERITAQGKDSRYYSPNLTLSKRFLEDRLTTTLQWLNMDMGLLETNEQRITTTGDYIDPTDGVRKAFYTTTNYVYEVDMIMVNVSYKFNKLKNKAKFAESEFGNKEF; translated from the coding sequence ATGAAAAAACTCATTTTTCTGGCATTGCAATTGGCTATGATTCAAACCTCTATCGCTCAATCTATCCTAAATGGTAAACTGGTAGATAGCAGTGAAAAATCGCCAATCGAATTTGCCAGTGTGGCACTCTACAGCCAAGCGGACAGCAGTCTGGTCACAGGTGTGGTGTCTGCTGCGGACGGAACTTTTACGCTTTCCAAGATCAAAACGGGACAATACTATCTCAACATCCAGTTCATGGGATTTCAAGGCAAATACCTTTCCGACATAGCAGTTGACAAAAAAGAAAACATACACCTCGGTACCATCGAGCTCATCCCCAACGATAAAATGCTGCAAGAACTTGTCGTATCTGGCCAAAAGGTAACCACCATGCACAAGGTCGATCGGCAGGTCTATGAAGCGGATCAATTCAAAAATAGCCAAGGAGGTACCGCCACCGACGTATTGCGCAACATGCCCTCTGTCAGTCTTAATGCCGAAGGAGACATCTCAGTGCGTGGCAGCACAGGCTTTGTCGTCCTACTCAACGGACAACCCATCCAGTCCGATCCCAAAATGCTACTGAGCCAACTCCCTGCCAATGCCATACAAAACGTGGAAGTAATCACAGCCCCCTCTGCCAAGTACGACTCAGAAGGCAAAGCCGGAATTATCAACATCGTGACGACCCAAAATGCCACCGATGGTCTATTTGCTCAAGTTAACGCCAAAGCAGGCCTGCCCAGCATAGAACCCTACGACAACAAAGAAGCCACCCAGCGATATGGTGCAGACTTCACCCTCAACTACCGAAAAGACAAATGGGATTTAGCTGTAGGAGGAAGCTACCTCAGAAATGACATGTCTGGCCGAAGAGAAGGAGATGTCTGGACTGAGATTGGTGACAAAAGAACGGAATTCCCTTCTGATGGAGAAAGAAGCTTCGACGAAACCAACTACTCAGGACGTGTAGCATTAGGATTTCATCCCAACGAAAGAAATGATTTTAACCTTAGCTTTTACGGAGGGAAAAGATCAAACGACCGCAGAGCCGACATCTACTACGACAACAAGACCTACCGCTTGTCCGACGGTACACAAACAGGTGCCTTCGACTACTACAACGAAAACCTGAGAATCCGAACAGGTGACTTTGCACTCGGAAGTTTTGATTATAACCACAGTTTCGCCAATTCGTCGAAAATCAGTGTATCCGCCCTATATGAGTACACGCTACTGGGCGGCCCTACCACCAACCGTAATCTCGACACCCACTGGCCTGAAAACCAGACCATCTACAATGATGAATACAATACCAATGACAACCCGCTCTATGGCACCAGATTTAACCTCGATTACACTTTGGCTCCTTCGCTTTTAGGACAGTGGACATTAGGTTATCAATTCAGATACCTGGATCATCAAGGGGACTTTTTGTACGAAGCATATGATTTTGATTCGAACACTTGGAATATCGTACCCGAATACTCAAGTAACCTCAACTTAAAAAGGAACATACACACTGCCTACGTTGATCTGGATGGTGAACGCGATCAATGGAGCTATGGAATAGGTTTAAGAACAGAATTGATGAACAGGGAACTAGACTATGTAGGTCGAGGTATTGGCGACCAAAGGCAGGTTTTAGATTATGACTACTTCCGCTTGTTTCCATCTGCTAACCTACAGTATGCTCTAAGTGAAGATTTTAAAATCAAAGCTGCATACAGCAAAAGAGTAGAACGAACTACTACTTTCAAAATGAACCCTTTTAAGGAAAAGGAGCATTCTGAAACACTGGAACAGGGAGATGCCAACCTATTGCCTGAATTCATCGATTTAGTCGAATTGGGGGCGATCAAAGATTTTGATGATCATTCATTTTATGCTACTGCTTACTTTCGCAATACTGAAAACGTAATCAACAGGGTGAACACGGTGGATAGCGATACGGTTCTCAATCGTATCTACACCAATGTGGGTAGCGGAAAGGCATTGGGACTGGAAATTGGGACTGATCTAAACCTGACTCAATGGTGGAAACTTTACGCGGGAGCCAACGTGTACCACTATCAAATCGACGGAACATTTAATAACACGAAAATCAACCCTAAAGCCTGGCAATATTCAGCCAACATCAATACCACATTCGCGCTATCGCCTACTATGGACCTACAATGGTCACTTAACTACCTGTCCGAACGAATCACAGCCCAAGGCAAAGACTCTCGATACTACTCGCCTAATTTGACGCTAAGCAAAAGATTTCTTGAGGATAGACTAACCACCACCCTACAATGGCTGAATATGGATATGGGTCTATTGGAGACTAATGAACAACGAATAACCACTACTGGTGATTACATAGACCCAACGGATGGAGTAAGAAAGGCCTTTTACACGACTACTAATTACGTCTATGAAGTAGACATGATTATGGTCAATGTGAGCTACAAATTCAACAAGCTAAAAAATAAAGCCAAGTTTGCAGAGAGTGAGTTTGGCAACAAAGAGTTCTGA
- a CDS encoding family 16 glycosylhydrolase, whose protein sequence is MRRVILLMTLLQGFAAVAQPPEPPKGYRWILQEQFSDEFDGDELDLDKWYNYHPNWKGRPPAMFHTDMVSVSEGSLQIKNQKLEEDSVVYNAWNKTYTTFSIAGGAVVSRTTEAHYGYYECRMKANKTLMSSTFWMSNRGAEGPKGCGDSYSEELDIQECVGRESSATDSFHKGMHSNTHYWYTDCDGKKQTYSEGSEEKVETDVTEDFHIYAAHWKDATEVTFYMDDLPGRNIKFRSDVTTSPFDRPMHINMVTETYDWVGVPTDEELADDTKNTTYYDWIRAYKMVANTLGTNTNHMTPIYEEDLSLMAVNYDFEEGDELSVRLNYKLNSNGSLKVELLDSDGALLSDANQALYYGYGHDRYNLLLSGASEVSKAAKTLRFSLYNGDQSLVDEQEVEVGDVTLGAAVNQESLLVYPNPVGDLLRSNTSDSIEVKLHSMHGKVVKEGQLSQQSPLDLSELPRGIYLLTSPGYSTSKLFKS, encoded by the coding sequence ATGAGAAGAGTAATATTACTAATGACACTGCTGCAGGGCTTTGCAGCAGTTGCTCAGCCCCCAGAGCCCCCAAAGGGCTATCGATGGATACTCCAGGAGCAATTTTCGGACGAGTTTGATGGCGATGAACTAGATCTGGACAAATGGTACAACTATCATCCCAACTGGAAAGGGCGACCACCTGCCATGTTTCATACCGATATGGTCAGCGTGTCGGAGGGTTCGTTGCAGATCAAAAATCAAAAATTGGAGGAAGATTCCGTGGTTTACAACGCCTGGAACAAAACCTATACTACTTTCAGCATTGCTGGAGGAGCTGTGGTATCCCGTACCACAGAGGCACACTACGGCTACTACGAGTGCCGGATGAAGGCTAACAAAACCTTGATGTCCTCTACCTTTTGGATGTCTAATAGGGGAGCTGAGGGACCGAAGGGCTGTGGCGACAGCTACTCCGAGGAGCTGGATATTCAGGAGTGTGTAGGGAGAGAAAGTAGTGCGACAGATAGTTTTCATAAAGGAATGCACTCCAATACCCACTACTGGTATACGGACTGTGATGGAAAAAAACAGACCTATAGCGAGGGATCCGAGGAAAAGGTAGAGACCGACGTGACGGAAGATTTTCATATCTATGCGGCACATTGGAAGGATGCCACAGAGGTGACTTTCTATATGGACGACCTGCCTGGGCGCAACATCAAGTTTAGGAGTGACGTGACCACCAGTCCTTTTGATCGACCCATGCATATTAATATGGTGACCGAAACCTACGATTGGGTGGGGGTACCGACAGACGAGGAATTGGCCGATGATACGAAGAATACGACCTACTACGACTGGATCAGAGCCTACAAAATGGTAGCGAATACCCTGGGCACTAACACCAATCACATGACCCCTATCTACGAAGAGGACTTGTCCCTGATGGCAGTGAATTATGATTTTGAGGAGGGGGACGAATTGTCAGTTCGCCTCAATTATAAACTCAACAGCAATGGCAGTCTGAAAGTAGAACTACTGGATTCAGATGGAGCTCTGCTGTCCGATGCGAATCAGGCTTTGTACTATGGCTATGGGCATGATCGATACAACTTGCTGCTGAGTGGTGCTTCTGAGGTGAGCAAGGCAGCCAAAACCCTGCGTTTTAGCCTCTACAATGGAGATCAGAGTCTGGTAGATGAGCAAGAGGTCGAGGTAGGTGATGTAACGCTGGGAGCTGCAGTCAACCAGGAGTCTCTACTGGTATATCCTAACCCCGTAGGAGACTTGCTCAGAAGCAATACTTCTGACTCCATAGAGGTAAAATTACATTCCATGCATGGAAAGGTGGTGAAAGAGGGACAACTATCACAGCAATCTCCTTTGGATCTGTCAGAACTGCCTCGCGGTATCTACTTGCTCACTTCACCAGGGTACTCGACTAGCAAACTATTTAAATCTTGA
- a CDS encoding family 16 glycosylhydrolase: MKKLIVWCCLMAIVEISQALPPLPPLGYRWVLQPEFSDEFDGDKLDSDKWYDYYPGWQGRPPARFEPRALSVSDGYLLIQNGAFKKPVRDYSMYGGAVVSKSSEAHFGYYECRFKASKIGMSTTFWLSNDKEPFEETDCPGDSYSQELDIQECVGGNASFPKFEEGMNSNTHYRYVKCEGGRENFISKGAGTKLSSEVTEDFHTYAAWWRDAEEVYFYADDEFFQSVRFSKDISQQPFDRPMHVNMVTETYDWQPAPSVDELQDKSINTSYYDWIRAYKLVPVDQRDMASESVELDLYDNKIYLQQVPKGIFQSRNFSLEYVFSSNENAKVLCKIVEREKKETKTVQSSEWSAYAGFGRGQVELELNFNPALTKTYQLELDLVSEDSGEVLKRVSYDLSN; this comes from the coding sequence ATGAAGAAATTAATTGTATGGTGTTGCCTGATGGCAATTGTAGAAATAAGTCAAGCACTGCCTCCTTTGCCTCCATTGGGCTACAGGTGGGTGTTGCAGCCAGAGTTTTCGGATGAATTTGATGGAGATAAGTTGGACAGTGACAAATGGTACGACTACTACCCTGGCTGGCAAGGAAGGCCCCCAGCACGCTTCGAACCACGCGCGCTGAGTGTTTCGGATGGCTATCTTCTGATCCAAAACGGTGCGTTCAAAAAGCCCGTGAGAGATTACAGCATGTACGGGGGTGCGGTTGTGTCCAAGTCGTCTGAAGCCCATTTTGGATACTATGAGTGTCGGTTCAAGGCCTCTAAGATTGGGATGTCAACGACTTTTTGGCTCTCTAATGACAAGGAGCCTTTCGAGGAAACCGATTGTCCTGGAGATAGCTACAGTCAGGAGCTAGATATCCAAGAGTGTGTAGGTGGCAATGCCAGTTTTCCGAAATTCGAAGAGGGAATGAACTCCAATACGCACTATCGCTATGTAAAGTGTGAAGGTGGACGAGAAAATTTTATATCCAAAGGAGCTGGGACGAAGCTATCATCTGAGGTGACAGAGGATTTTCACACCTATGCAGCATGGTGGCGTGATGCTGAGGAAGTTTACTTCTATGCAGATGATGAGTTTTTTCAGTCCGTTAGGTTTAGTAAGGATATTTCTCAGCAACCCTTCGACCGTCCCATGCATGTCAATATGGTAACAGAAACCTATGATTGGCAGCCAGCTCCTTCTGTCGATGAGCTACAGGACAAATCCATCAATACCTCCTACTACGACTGGATCAGAGCTTACAAACTGGTGCCAGTGGATCAGAGGGATATGGCATCTGAGTCGGTAGAGCTCGACTTGTATGATAATAAAATTTACCTCCAGCAGGTGCCAAAGGGTATTTTTCAATCTCGAAATTTTTCGCTTGAGTACGTTTTTTCCAGCAACGAAAACGCCAAGGTGCTGTGCAAGATCGTGGAGCGGGAAAAGAAAGAGACGAAGACCGTACAAAGTAGTGAGTGGTCTGCCTACGCAGGTTTTGGTCGTGGGCAAGTGGAGTTGGAACTGAACTTTAATCCAGCGCTGACCAAAACCTACCAACTGGAACTCGACCTAGTGTCTGAGGACTCTGGAGAGGTACTGAAGCGCGTGAGTTATGACTTGTCAAACTAA